tgagaataaatattgtaagtaacTTTCTTCTATTTACTTAACaacattgtttagttttttattcagctagatacatttttttgatttataaatatgtatagttgAATTAGTTTTAGGTGAATCTTTTCcaggtaaaatttgtttttcataatttaacgaaaaataaacatacatagtTATTCATCATTCTTATAATCACCAGTGGCTAcatcaaaatgtaaatattttattacaatcataaacattgaaactaaattgttaatacattgtatttattctcaaatttcacctttaaattttatataagtgtAATAAATCATTGCCAACAATTTTAAGGTGCGTGGCATATACAGGTATATTTAAGTCTGTAATCACATTTACACTGTTAATGTAGAAGGAGTTGTAACCAAAATTAATTGTTCTCGACATGCTATATGATCCCAGTATTAGAGTAACGCTTTTAGTGTAATATGACTTGGTGGGTTGTGCAGCAACATAGTAATTACCAACATTGTTGTTAGGGATTTCACgctaatatatatttgaaaatgtaacagATGATGTTCAAAAGTGATTAATCTCAATCCTGCAACGCTTGGTTTCGTTTgggagaaataaaataaaaatcctttcCTCAGTCTTCAGTGTCATTAGTACAAGTTATAAAATTTCAGTGAGAAATATACATAAAGAAAAACCCCaagtaaaattattgtacagtGTAGCTCAAACGTATACTGATTTCCATAAAAACTGCGGCTCTTACTAATTCGCCGACTGTACACGTGAGTTACCCAAACTACCTCGATCTCTACAAAACCTGCAGATTCAACGGTTATATCCAAATGGCTGCACTAACACATTCATGGACTCATTCTATGTGACAACCAAGTTTTTGAGACATAATCCACCTTTCTCCCAAATAGAAATCGCTTCTGGCTCGTTATATTTGCCAGTAGAACGTATACTAGGTAAGGCGAAATTgctgtgtcacttaaatctgggtaacccaATGAGCGGCACTTTACTAACGAATATTGCCGAGATAATGGGGAAAAAATGCTGGTCGATAAGTCTAACTTGCTGCAGAAGATGACTCTTGAAGTAAGTGGGGCTCCCTTAATGTAAAGATCTTAAGGTCTAAACAGGAGGGAGAATGGCTTttcctacctgctttgactgaaaAAGACTTGAAGGCCCAAATAGTGTCCATTATTTCTCCCTACGACAAGAGGCGACCTCTACCATCAACCTGTATCaccctgaatatcctatcactccgggaGCAGTTCAAAGGCCCCCTTAGTATTAAGAGACACGaggtaaatgttaatattttcccTAAGCAAACTGAACCAGTGTCATAACCTCGTTATTCAATTAAGGAAATTTAAGTAATTAGGAGACTGATGTGAGTGTAAATTCACACTACCTCTTGGTATAATATTGATCATTTAATTATTcctaaatgaacaaataaaataatatttccatcCGGAATTTCCAGGAACATACTGTAATTAGTGCAATGTTTGGAGATTCTAAATGAATCCCTCACACTTTAACCTCTTAACGCCCActgtgccaaatttgtcacatacCCATTTTATGCATGTAGTATAGTGTCAGAATGAAAATTACAACCTTAAATGCCCATTGTGACACATATggaactattttcaataatttactgtactgtGCTGTTGCCTGGTGGCAGTTATGTGAACTACAGCCAGTGAGCAGATCTACCATACACAGTAAACACCAATTCTTCATAACCTCTAAGTCTTCATACCTgtatttagcagaaaaaaaagtaagtaccctttttataaaatatggtctagtttacatagttaactgaaagtgtgttacagtagttttagttcataaaaatatgtctagtttatgttttatgatgctttttaggtttgtgccaaatttgtcacattgGGCACAACTGTAAAACTGCAGTTTTTCAGTTCGTCCCAAAAATGGCACATTGGGCATTAAAGTCAACCTACAAGCTTTttgtacaacaatgtttatttttgtcagatgTCACATTGTCGACTAAGAAGACATAACAACACAACTTCGCTTTTACCCCCGATGACAGTGAAGACAGTTTGGTGGATGACTCAGATGAGGATCCAGATTACACCCCTGGCCGTGACAAAAAGAACAAGTTAgccttattttgtaagtttatttataccattaattccataattaactTAGTTAGGCTCATACttactaatctaaatttatattcaatactaataggctatgttctgtttattatatgtcttttcttgttatgacagcaccatttttaatgcacacggttaggataattcagattatgttacactaggctgtatagaaaattgtttcagcggtgctgttatatactagtaaagacctcaatatgttatttattttagtgtgaaatacatacttttttgtggtttgaaaaaaagcaaggcaacagcgagtttattttgtttcagtgAACAATGCAGCGAGCTCCAGTGATGTCACAGATGAAGACGAAGAGAACATCCCTTCAACGTCTACAGCcacaaaaaagaagattccaaaaaaaaCCAGCACCTGCTTGGAATGAAGTGAATCCAGATAACAGTGAGAAACCTTCTCCGCCAATGCTAGAATTAAGTAACGAACATGTACTTCAGTCTCCAGTTGActacttcaaagatttttttgacaATGACCTTTTAACTTTGATTGCTACTCAGTCAAACTTGTATAGTGTCCAAAAAAATCCGAATAAACCCTTGAATACCTCAGAGAAGGAAGTAGAGCAGTTTATAGGCATTTGCATCTACATGAGCATTTATGGTCTACCTAGGAGTAGGATGTATTGGAATGGAAATACACGAGTAGAAAAGGTTGCACATGTTATGTCACGTAACAGATGGGAGGAACTGAAGGCCAACTTGCACTTCAATAACAATGATCACATGCCATTACAGAATGATCCAAACAAAGATAGGCGATTTAAAATCCGCCCCACTAGTTTGATGctcttcaaaacaaattcaaaaacattcctaTTGAGGAACAAATGCTCTGTGTTGATGAACAGATTGTGCCCTTCAAAGGCACATCTTTACTAAAACAGTACAACCCGATGAAAACCCCACAAGTGGGGATACAAACTGTTTGTACTTTGTGACAGCAAGGGTCTGATTCAACAATTTTGAGATCTACACTGGTCGCATACTACCTGCTACTTCCCTACCTGACATTGGAGCTAGTTCAAATGTTGTGTTTTACGACTGGTTGAACACTTGCCtcgtaatgaaaacaaaattcttAATCTATTTTGATAACTGGTACTCATCACCAGCTCTCATTAGTGACTTCCTAGCAAATATTGGTTTCCAATCCCTCGGGGGACCATTTCGACTAGGGACGATTTCCAGGCTTGTTGTTTTCATCTGACCAAGGAAATGAAAAAGAAAGGCCGTGGGTCTTATGAGGAAAAAGAGGCAACAATTGATGGGGTAAAAAATTAGGGCCTGTAAAATGGTTAGAACAATCGAGGGGTGTCTCTTGCGTCAACTTTTGAGTCTGCTTGCCCTATCAACACTGTGCAACGCTTTGACTCTAAAGGTCGTGAGCAGATTGGAT
The sequence above is a segment of the Homalodisca vitripennis isolate AUS2020 unplaced genomic scaffold, UT_GWSS_2.1 ScUCBcl_436;HRSCAF=2420, whole genome shotgun sequence genome. Coding sequences within it:
- the LOC124370682 gene encoding piggyBac transposable element-derived protein 1-like, encoding MQRAPVMSQMKTKRTSLQRLQPQKRRFQKKPAPAWNEVNPDNSEKPSPPMLELSNEHVLQSPVDYFKDFFDNDLLTLIATQSNLYSVQKNPNKPLNTSEKEVEQFIGICIYMSIYGLPRSRMYWNGNTRVEKVAHVMSRNRWEELKANLHFNNNDHMPLQNDPNKDRRFKIRPTSLMLFKTNSKTFLLRNKCSVLMNRLCPSKAHLY